TACCGCCGTCGTAGAGCTGCCCGCGGTAGGCGATGTGGGACAGCGCGTCCAGATGACTGACGCCTTTGCCGTGGTAGTCGGTGCCGATGAAGTCCTTGTGCGTGGAGGGCTCCGGAGGCTCGACGTCACCGAGGTCGGACAGGTAGTGCAACGCCGGCTTGCTGTTGTCCGGACCCGGGGCGGTGTCCCACGGACGCGCCAACGCCACGACGGTCCCCGACCGGACCAGGGCGGTGGCCCGCCGGACATGGTCCGCGCTCACCCGGTTCCAGGCCCCGCGATCGGCGGGCGCCCAGCGCCCCCAGGTCCGGACCGCCGCGAAGAGCGCGTCGAACTCCTCCCGGGAGACAGCCGGCCCGTTACGGGCGGTGGCCGACGGGGGAGCCGGCGTCGGCGCATCGGTGGGATCGCTGCTCATCTGCTGCTCAGCTCTCCAAGGGGGAGGCGGCTGTGGTCCGAAGCGGCAGGGCGGGCTGTTCGCCCTCCCACCCGATGATCTCCTCCGCACGGGTGAAATGGCGACTCGGGCTGCTGCGGCCGGTGCTGTGGGGGACATGCACTCTGGCGAGATCCCCCAGCCGAGCTGCCAGGAGGCGACCGTGCCCGTAGACCCGACAGACCCTGACACCTTCGAGGCCGAGGGCACCGCCACCATCGAGATGCCGGAGATCGACTCAGCGGAACAACACACCTACTTCACTCGGCAGTGCGACGCGTTTCTCGCCGATGGTGATCCCGACTCCGCCGACGAGCGTGACCGGGCCGAGCAGGCCCGGGTGGTGGAGCTGAACGAGGACGACTACCGCTGAGCCGTCGGCGGCCGGCCCGGTGCCAGGTGCCCTCGGTTCCGGGGGCGTTGGATCGGCACCGGGCCGGACACCGTCGGTGTCAGCCGTGGTTGCGCGCGGAGCGTCGTCGCGCGGCCAGCATCACAGTGGCGGCACCGACCGCCACGATCCCGGCGCCGCCGACGGCCAGCACTGCCGTACGGCTGTCGCCGCCGGTCTCGGCGAGACGCCCGCCTTGGGCGGACGGGGCGTTCGCCGCCTTCGCCGCGGTGCGGGGCTCGTGCCCGTTCCCCGCCTGTGCCTTCTCGCCGTGGCCGCCTTCGGCGGGCCCGCTCTTGGCATGCAGGCTGCCCTCTCCGTGGCCGCCGTCGCCGGGTCCGTCACCACCGTGTCCGCCGTGGTCGACCGTCGACTTTCCGGCCGCCTGGGTGATCTGTGCGTCGCTGGGCGCGGACGCGGCCGGTGCCAGGGCCTTTGTCTGTTGCCCTGTCGCCGGAGCCTTCTTGCCGAAGTCCACGTCGGAGCAGGTGTAGAAGGCCTCGGGGCTGTCGGAGCGCTGCCAGACGCTGTAGACCAGGTGGCGGCCGGACCTCTTCGGAACCGTGCCGTCGAAGACGTAGCTCCCGTTCCTCAGCGTGGGGTCGGTGACCTTGGCGAACGGCTTCGCTTCCAGGTCCGCCCACTTCAGCGGCTTCTTCGGGTCGTAACCGGCCTTGGTGAGGTACAGCTCGAACGTGCCGCGGTGCGGAGCCGTCGCCCGGTAGCGGAAGGTGTGCTTTCCCGAAGCCAGTTTCGACCCCGGCCAGTCGGCGCGCGGCAGGTCCAGCCCCTTGTACTTGGCGCGTCCCGCGCTGCACAGCTTGCCGTCCGGGATGATCTGGCGGTGGCGCCCGGCGGCGTCGCCGATGTTGACCTCGTTCCAGTCGTAGAGCGGCTGGGTGCCACCGGCGGCGACCATCGCCTTGCAGGCGGCCGAGCGCGGATGCTCCGGCCCCTCGGCGAAACAGGCGGACACACGGCTGACGGGATCCGTCATGGAGCCGTGCGCCGTGGCCGGTCCGGCGGTCAGCGCGACGAGGGCGAGGGGTGCGATACCGACCAGGGATATCCGTACGGCCTGGTGACACATGCGCATGGGTTCTCCTTGTGGGGTGAGGGTGCCCCGCACGCCGGCGCGAGGTGGGGGGTGCCGTGCGTGCGGGGCGGTGTGGGGGGATGGAGGGAAGGCGAGGGGAGGGTGGGGGGAAAGAGGGGCGCGTCAGCTCTGGAGGGCGGCCAAGGCCTTCGTGAAGGCGAACTCGTCCTGCAGGATCGAACTGCAGGTGGCGGAAGCGGAGTTCTGTGCACCGCCCGGGCACTGCTTGTCGCGCGTGGCGGACCACATCGACAGCCAGCCGAGCCCCTTGGACCGGCCGAACGCCACCAGCTGAGCCGCGTCGTCGACCTTGAAGATCTCGGTGGCCACGTCGTTGACACCGATCATCGGGGTGACCGCCACCGCCTTCCACGCTGCCTTGTCGCTCAGCCCCAGCACGCCCTTGACCTGTGCCTGTGTCGCGGTGGCCGCGTCGATGGCGTACTGCCCCATGTCGCCGTCGAAGGACGCTCCGTAATCCATCGCCATGATGTTGACCGTGGAGATGGACACGCCGTTCTTCTTGGCGTTCTCCACCAAGTTGACGCCGTCCTGGGTGAGGCCCGTGGGCATCACCGGCAGGGTGAAGGACACATCGAGTCCGGGGTGCTTCTTCTGGAGCAGAGCGATGGCCTGGGCGCGCCGGGTGTTGGCGGCCGTGTCGGGCAGTGCGCTCCCTTCCACGTCGAAGTCGACCTTGGTGAGCTTGAACGCGTCCACCACCTTGCCGTACGCGGCGGCGAGCTCGCCGGCGGAGGAGCAGGCGAGGCCCAGTTCGGAGCCGGCGGCGCCGCCGAACGAGACCCGCACATTGCCGCCCGCCTGGCGCAGTGGGCCGATCTGCTGGGCCACGGGGTTGCTGCCGAGGTCGCTCACGCCGCCCCACTTGGGGGTGCAACCGCCGCCGGAGGTGATGAAGGCGAGGTTGAAGTTCTTGACACCGGTCTTCTTGGCCGTGCCCAAGAGGTCGTACGCGGGGTGGAGGAGGGTGTCGACGTACGGCGAGAAGGCGGCGGCGCTCTTGCCGCCCGGCGCCGGTGAACTCGCGGTCGGCTGCGGTTGCGACGGCTTCGACGACGGCTTCGACGACGGCTTGGACGTCGGCCGGGAGGTGGTGCCGGAGGTCGGCCCGGTGGTGGGCCGCGGGCCGGGGGAGTCGTCCGGCGAACACTTGCCGTTGTTGATCCGGCACTTCACCGGGCCACCGGCCGTACCTTCCCCGGCCGCGACGAAGCCGACGGTCACGGACTTGCCGGGGGCGATGGTCCCGTTCCAGCTCTCCGGTTCGACGGTGACGCTCCGGCCGCTGACCGTGTGCTTGCCGTTCCACAGTGAGGTGATCTTCGTGCCTTCAGGCAGCTCGAACGTCAACGTCCAGTGCGGCAGCTCCTTGGCCGTGTCATTGGTGACCACGAACTGCCCGGTGTAGCCGCCTGCCCAGGTGTTGGTCCGGGAGAAGGCCGCACCGACGGACGCGGCGCTGGCCGTACCGGTCAGCGTGAACGCGGCGCCCGTCGCCAGCGTCACGGCGATGCCGATACCGACCAGCTTCGCCTTGCGGCTCACTCGTCGGCGATGTGCGGAGGAACCCATCGCGTACCTGCCTGTCATGAGTTGGGGGGTGACGCGGCAGCACGCTAGCGAGTACGAATCGGACCAATCGTCGATTGGTGAGTCCGGCCCCGCTATTTATGGCGGGCTTAAGAAACGCATGGGTGGCGGTTAAAGGTGGGACGCGGTGCGCCCGCCCGCCGACCCCGGGGCGGGCGCGTGATCATCCCGCTGCGTCGCGGCCGGTGTCCGGGCCAGGGCGCCGGGACCGCATCCGGCGGCGCCGTTCGCGACGTCGCGGCTTGCCCGCGCCGCCCAGCGAGAGCCACACACGCACTTCCGTACCGCCGAGCACCGACCGCCCGATCCGTACGTCACCACCTGTGGACTCCGCGACCCGGCGCACGATGTCCAGGCCGAGGCCCGTGGAGCCGGGCCCGCCGTCGCCATGGCCGCGACGCAGCGCGGCGTCCGGGTCCGCGATGCCCGGGCCCGCGTCGGAGACGAGCACGATCACGGCGTCCTCACTGCGGTGCACATCCACCGCGAAGGCGGTGCCCTCGGGCGTGTGCCGGAAGACGTTGCCGAGCATCGCGTCCAGCGCGGCGACGAGCTCGGGACGGGCGACGGGGACCCGTACGGTCGTATCGACACCCGCGAGGCGGACCGCACGTCCCTGGTCCTCGGCGAGCGCGGACCAGAAATCCATCCGGTCGCGGATCACTTCGCAGGCGTCACAGCCGAGCGAGGGCCGCTCCTTGCGTTCACCTTGCTCACGGGCGGCGCAGATCAGCTGGTCGACCTCCCGTTCCAACTGCGCGACGGCGGCGCGCGTCTGCTCGGCGGCGGGGCCTTCGCCGAGCGACGCCGCGTTGAGGCGAAGGACGGTGAGCGGGGTACGCAGCCGGTGCGACAGATCGGCGGCGAGCTCCCGCTCATGGGAGAGCAACTGCACGATCTTGTCGGCCATGGAGTTGAACGCGACGGCAGCGGCACGCAGTTCCGGCGGGCCGGCCTCGCGGACACGTACGCCCAGCTTCCCCTCCCCGAGCTCGGCGGCGGCCTGCGCGAGCCGCTCCGCCGGACGCACCAGGCGCAGCCCGAGACGGTCCGCGGTGGCGAGGGAACCGGCGATCAGCCCGAGGCCCACACCGGCGAGAATCACCCAGGACGTGGTGACCCCGTTGCCGACCGCGCGGTGCGGCACATACACCTCGACCACCGCGAACTCACCGGTGCTGAGGGCGGTCGGCTGGAGCAGGGCGTAACCGCCGGGCACGGAGGTGACGGCGGAGCGACCACGACGAGCCGTCTCCACATCCCGCGGGTCGGCCCGGCGCCGGCCGATGTCGTACGCCTCGTGCGGGCCGCGCGCACCGCGCGCATCGGGGCCCGCCCCCTGCCGCGTGCCGTCATTGCCCGGTACGTGGACGGCCAGCCGCCCGTCCCCACCGGCCTGCGAGCTGGCGACCGCCCGCTCCAACTGCTCGCGGTCGGTGGTGATGGCGAGGGCCGGGCGGATCTGGGCCGCCTGCCGTTCCGCGTCGGCGAAGGCACGGTCCCGGGCCAGCTCCTTGACCACCAGCCCGAGCGGAACGGCGAAGGCCAGCACCACCATCACCGTGACGGCCAGCGAAACCCTGACGAGCGCCCATCTCACGCCTCCTCCAAGGGAGCCTCCGCAGGCATCGAGGGGCCCTCCGGGGGCTCCAACTTCACCCCGACCCCACGGACGGTGTGCAGATAGCGCGGCCTGGCGGCGGTCTCGCCCAGCTTCCGGCGCAACCACGACAAGTGCACATCGATGGTCTGATCGTCGCCGTAGGACTGCTGCCAGACCTCGGCGAGGAGCTCCTTGCGCGGTACGACGACCCCCGGGCGGCCGGCCAGGTAGGCGAGCAGGTCGAACTCACGCCGGGTCAAGTCCAGTACCCGGCCGTCCAATTCCGCCAGCCGCCGTAACGGATCGACCGACAGGCCACCGACCCGCAGCGTTCCGGACGGCACCGCCTCACCCACCGCACCACCCCTGCCCGCCCGGCGCAGCACGGCGGCCATGCGCGCGGTCAGATGCGCCACGGAGAACGGCTTGACCAGGTAGTCGTCGGCGCCGTCGGTCAGCAGCCGGATGATCTCCGCTTCGTCGTCCCGCGCGGTGGCCACGATGACCGGCACATCGGTGATGCCGCGCAGCATCTTCAAGACCTGCGCCCCGTCGAGATCCGGCAGCCCCAAGTCGAGGATGACCAGGTCGAAACCGACCTGTGCCACTTCGCGCAACGCCTCCAGAGCGGTCCCGACGCTGCGCACCGTGTGCGAGGCCTCGGTCAGCTGCCGGATGAGGGCGGAGCGCACGAACGGATCGTCCTCGACTACGAGCAGTCTTGCCATGGGCGGCACCGTACGCCATACGGGTGAGGCACTATGAGCCAGGTGAGGCGAGGAATCATGCAGGTCCTGCTGTGGGCACTGGCGACCGCGGCCGCCATGGCCGTGTCCTGGTACGGGGTACGTACCGTACTGGCGGGCACGGCCTACGAGCCGCCGCGCGCACTGCCGTTCTCCGGCACCGCGGCGCCGGCACCAGGCGGTTCGGCTTCCTCCACCCACGCCCCCGAACCGTCGGTGTCCCCCTCACGCCCCGGCACCACGACACCGTCCGCGACGCACGTCACGCCCACACCCACACGCGAGGCCGCGCGAAGGCCCGATGCCCCGCCCACGTCGGGCTCCACCGAGGTGAAGAGCTATCCCGTCCGGGGCGGGCGGGCGGTCTTCGACCTCGGCGAGAGCTCGGCCACGCTCGTCTCGGCGACACCGGACGAGGGGTGGCAGATGCGGGTATGGCAGCAAAGCGCCTGGATCCGGGTGGACTTCGTGGCGGGAACGAAGACGACGTCGGTGTTCGTCACCTGGAACGGCCACCCGCCGCAGGTCCAGACGGTGGAGAACTGACCCCATCGCACGGTGCGCCCGCCCGAGCCGCCCGCTGAACGCGGGAGTGCCGTGCGAGGATCCAGGAACCGTGTTCGGACACTGTGGAGGATGAGAATGTTCGCGATATCCCTGGGTGACGGAGCCGAGCTGCGGCCTCTGGAGCCGTGGCAGGCCGAGGAGTTCCTCGCCCACATGGACCGCGGCCGCGCATACATCGGCCGGTACGTCGGTCTCCCCGACGTGACGGCCGACCTCGACTCCGCGCGGAACTGGCTCCAGGTGTACGCCGACAAGGCCGCCGCCGACACCGGCCGGCTGTACGGCATCCGGCTGGACGGGCTCCTCGTCGGCGGTGTCCTCCTCAGGGCCTTCGACGCGGCTGCGGGCAACTGCGAGGCCGGTTGCTGGCTGGAGCCCGCCGCTGCCGGACGCGGTCTCGTCACCCGTGCCCTCCGCGTGGTCATCGACTGGGCGATCCAGGAACGCGGAATCCACCGGGTGGAGTGGCTGGTGTGCCCCGAGAACACACCGAGCATCAACGTCGCCAAGCGGCTCGGCATGAGCCTCGAAGGAGTCCAGCGCGAGAACGACCTCTACCGAGGCGTACGGCAGGACACCGAGATCTGGTCGGTGCTCGCACCCGAGTGGCGTGCCGCGCGCGACGCCTGTTCCTGAGCGGCGGGGACGACCGACGGCAGGACCGGTTCGCCGGTCGTGCCCGTTGACTCAGCGCGGTGGGTCGGACAGCCGGTTGCCGTCGCTGAGCAAGCCGGCCCGTTTGACGTGACGGAGCACCGGGACGACCTCCAGTTGGTGAACGGACGTGAGCGTCCCGATTCCCTCCGTCATGTAGGTGTACAAGGCGTGCTGGTCCCTGCAGAGCACCGTGGCGGCGAGGTTGGTGGTACCGGTCGTCGCCGCCACGAAGGGCACTTGGGGGTGATCGGCCAGCGCACGGCCCACCTCGGCCAGGTCGCTGGGCGGCACCGTCAGGGCGAGGGCGGCCTCCGTCTGGTAGCCCAAGTGGACGGGGAGTATTTCCACGTCGAAGGAGAGGGCGCCGTGACCGCGCAGGTACTCCAGACGGCGGCGGACCGTGGACTCCGAACGGCCGGTCGCCTTCGCGAGCTCGGGGTAGCCCGCCCTGCCGTCCCGCGCCAGTACGGACAACATCGCGTGATCCGAGTCGTCGAGACGAACGGTGTCCTCGTGGCTCACCGCGGGGGGCTGCAGAGCCCTGATCTGCTCGTCGCTCAGCTCGGCCGGCCCCAGCCAGTGGCCGGGGCTGCTGGTGTACCGGTGCAGCATGTTGTGGGCCGAGACGCCTGTGACCTGCTGGGTACGAGGCAATTTCTGGAGGAGCAGGGTCTCGTGGTCCTCCCGGGTGCGTGAGCTGACCAGGCAGCCGACCTCGGTGCCACCCGAGTAGATCTTGACCCAGCCGGTGTCGGGGCGGCGGGCCAGCGCCTCGGCGATGGCCAGGGCGGCTCCGGGGACGCACCGGATGCGCAGCCTCGATTCGAACAGCCCGACGCGGCTGCCGACGGGCAGGCCGAGCACGCGGAGCAGTCCCGCCCCGTGGAGCCGGCGGTAACGGCGGATCACCGTCTGATCCGTGGTCTCCAGGACGGTGGCGAGGCGGCTGAACGCGGCCCGGCCGTCGATCATCAGGGCCTGCGCGAGACGGCGATCGAAGAGGTCAAAGCCAGGAGTATCCATGGTTTCCATCATTCCACGGCTATAAATCATCGACTTCCGTCATCTAGGTGAGCTGGATTCCAGAAAACGGGTGGACGTGCGAGGTTCTACCCGTTGTCGGGTGTGCGGTGATCCGGGCAGGACCCACGAGGTCTGCGCCCAGCACGCCGCCCGACCTTGTCGGGGAAAGACCTCTGGAGGTTCGGATGCGTAAGTGGCTGCCGCTCGTAGCGGTGTGCCTGGGGACGTTCATGCTGCTCGTGGACGTCACGATCGTCGTGGTGGCGCTGCCCGACATGGCCGAGAGCCTGCACACCTCCTTCGCGGACCTGCAGTGGGTGATGGACGTCTACGCCCTGGCGCTCGCCGCGCTGCTCCTGGGCGTCGGCTCCCTCGCCGACAGGATCGGCCACCGCCACGTGTACGTGGGCGGCCTGGCGCTGTTCGCGCTCGCCTCGCTGGCGTGCGGGCTGGCGACGGGCCCGCAGGCCCTGATCGCCTTTCGCGCCGTGCAGGGAATCGGCGGGGCGGCGATGCTGGCCACCACGACGGCGCTGATCGGCAGCATCTACCACGGCAGGGACCGCGGGGTGGCGTTCGGCGCCTGGGGAGCGGTCAGCGGCGCGGCCTCCGCCGCCGGACCGGTCCTGGGCGGTGTGCTGACCCAGCACCTGGACTGGCGCTGGATCTTCTTCGTGAACCTGCCCATCAGCGTGCTCGCCATCGCGATGACCCTGCGCTTCGTCGCCGCGACACCCACCCGGGGATCGCGGGGCGTGGATCTGCCCGGCATGGCGACCTTCACTCTCGCCGCCGGATCCGCCACCTACGCGCTGATCAAGGGCAGCGAGCACGGCTGGACGTCGGCCACCACGCTGGGGCTCTTCGGGCTCGCGGCGGTGGCGCTGCTCGCCTTCCTCGTGATCGAGACGCGCCGCCGGCAGCCGCTGCTGGACCTCACGCTCTTCCGCCAGGGATCGTTCTCGGGGCTCATGATCGCCGCGGTGCTGTTGTCCGTGGCCGCGTTCTCCTACCTGGCCTACACCTCGCTGTGGCTCCAGTCCGTACGCGGCATGGGGCCGGTGGCGGCCGGTCTCACCTGCCTGCCCATGAGTGCGGCCGCGTTCCTCGTCGCGTCGTTGTCCGGGCGCTTCCTGCACGGCGCCTCGGCGCGCTGGATGATCGGGGTGGGACTGCTGCTGATCGGTGGCGGCGCGTTCCTCCAGGCAACGATCGACGCGGAGTCGAGCTGGACCGTTCTGGTCCCCGGCCTCGCGGTGACGGGTATCGGCGTCGGGCTCGCCACTCCCATGCTGGCGTCCGCGGCGTTGGCGTCCGTCGGGCCCGAACGCGGTGGAATGGCCAGCGGTGCCGTGAACACCGCACGTCAGCTGGGGAACGCCCTGGGCATCGCCGTTCTGGGTGTGGTCTTCCACGCCGGGCTGACCGGCTCGCTCCGGGACCACGGACCGGACTCCGTGCCCGACCCGGCCGCGACAGCCGACGCGCTGGCAGGAGGCCAGGCGGGAGCCGTGGTCGCGCACGCGGGCTCACCACAGCAGCGGGCCGCAGCCGGTCACCTGGTGCACGAGGCCTTCGCCGCCGGTCTGCACCGGACCTTCCTGGTCTCGGGCGCCCTGGGGCTGCTCGGTGGCATCGTCGCCCTGGTGCTCATCCGGCGCCCCAGGACGCTCACGGCGACGGCACCTCGTCGCGACGACGTGAACGCCACCGACGCGCGCGCCGCGGCCTCCTTGCCGCAGCCCCCGGCGATGTCGGCGAGTGCGACGGGAGACGGCAGCCTGTAGACCGGGCCGCGGCCGAGAAGCGCATGCGGATGCGGAGCAACAGGATCACAGGGCCCCGGGGCGGACAACCGCCCCGGGGCCCTTCCTGCTGAGCACCCTCCGGGCCTGAGGCGATGCCCCTAGTCGCCGTCCTGGCCGTGGGTGACGGCGAGGAGTGCCATGTCGTCGGAGATGCACCCACCGGTGTGACGGCTCACGTCCGTGAGGACGGCGTCGAGCAGCGCGTCCGGCCCGGTGAAGACACGCCCGGCGAGCCCGGCGACGGGGTCGTAGAAGGCCCCCGTCCGGTCCCGCGCTTCGGTGAGGCCATCGGTGTACAACAGGAGAGTCGTCCCCGGAGGGAACGGCACCGTGTCGGTCCGGCCCTCGCCGGGGCCCAGCTCCGCCAGCCCCAAGGGGAGGGCCGGCTCGGAGGGCTCCGCGCTGCGCACCCGGCCACCGTGGAGGAGCAGAGGTGCCGGATGGCCACGGTTGACGAGCCGCAGCTCATCGCCGGAGTGCGGGATCTCGGCCAGCACGCCGGTGACGAACCCCTCGGTCAGCTCGAGCCCCGCCCTCCTCCGTGCCTCCCGCAAAAGCCCCCGCTCCAGCCTGGCCCCGACCTCGACCAGTGTGGGCTCCTCCTCGGCGGCCTCCCGGAACACCCCCAGCGCCACGTCCACCGCTTTGACCGCCTCCATGCCCTTGCCCCGGACGTCGCCGACCAGGCAGCGCACACCGTACGGCGTGTCCTGCACGCCGTAGAGGTCACCACCGATCTGTGCGTCCTTCACGGCCGACTGGTAGCGCACGGCGATCCGCAGGGGACCGATCGAGTCCGGAGGCTGCGGCAACACGGCGCGCTGCACGGCGAGAGCGATGGTCCGCGCGGACTGCAACCGCACATCGCTGACGTACATGAGCCGGTTGACGACGACGGCGAGGGCCGAGACGGTCGCGACGGCCGCCAGCTCGCTCCGCCCGCCCGAACCTCCGATGAAGCCGAAGTGCGTCAGCAGCGCGGCGTCGGTGGCGCACGCGGCGACACCCGTCAGGACCGTCGCGCGCAACGACAGCAGTGCGGCGGCCGCCATCGGTGCGGCCGAATAGAAGGCCTCGGCGCTGAAATGCGGGGACGTGTGGTAGTCGAGGAGGGCGCCCCCGACCAGCAGGAGCACAGGCAGCCACCGGACGTGGCGCAGGCACCAGCGCTTCACCGCGGTGCGCCCCGAGCTCGGTGCCCTCACGTGCCTGCTCCCGCTCTTCCGTGCCGTACGAGCCATACGACACCTTCAAGCATCCTCGGGCGGGATTTCGGCTGCCAGTTCTGGAGCGGCCGTACGGGGCGGGTGCCGAACCGCGCACACCTGGTTCTGGTGTTCGAAACCCATGCGCCGCCCCCGCGCGGGCTCCGGCCGGCGGCGTTCGCCGACCGGCTGCTCACACACCGATCCGAAGACGCGGCCCCACCCCGTGGGGCGTAAATACGTTGACGTCGTCATCAGCGCTCCTCTACGTTGCACAACGCCCCTGTTGCCGTTGATCGGAGTAGGACGTTGCTCGTCTGAGGTCCTGAGACACCGCGCCCGCAGCCACGCTTCGCCATAGCGTCGCCGCTGCCGGCGTTCCGTGTGCGACCTCGACGCATTGAGCCGTCCTCTCCCCGGTGCGGGGATTCTTCGTCCCCCTGCGCCGACCTTGGTCGCCCTGTGGTGTCCCGACACGTTGCCCTGGCCACCCCTCCAGCAACCATGTGAGGCCCGCATGTCCGCTTCCCCCGCTTCCATCACCTGCACTTCGCTCTCCTACGCCTGGCCGGACGGCACCACCGTCTTCGAGGACCTCCAGGTCGCTTTCGGGCCCGGCAGGTCCGGACTCATCGGTCTCAACGGCTCGGGAAAGTCCACCCTGGTCAAGCTCATCGCCGGAGAGCTCACACCGACCGAGGGCACGGTGCGCGTGGCCG
The window above is part of the Streptomyces syringium genome. Proteins encoded here:
- a CDS encoding AsnC family transcriptional regulator; translation: MDTPGFDLFDRRLAQALMIDGRAAFSRLATVLETTDQTVIRRYRRLHGAGLLRVLGLPVGSRVGLFESRLRIRCVPGAALAIAEALARRPDTGWVKIYSGGTEVGCLVSSRTREDHETLLLQKLPRTQQVTGVSAHNMLHRYTSSPGHWLGPAELSDEQIRALQPPAVSHEDTVRLDDSDHAMLSVLARDGRAGYPELAKATGRSESTVRRRLEYLRGHGALSFDVEILPVHLGYQTEAALALTVPPSDLAEVGRALADHPQVPFVAATTGTTNLAATVLCRDQHALYTYMTEGIGTLTSVHQLEVVPVLRHVKRAGLLSDGNRLSDPPR
- a CDS encoding response regulator transcription factor, which produces MARLLVVEDDPFVRSALIRQLTEASHTVRSVGTALEALREVAQVGFDLVILDLGLPDLDGAQVLKMLRGITDVPVIVATARDDEAEIIRLLTDGADDYLVKPFSVAHLTARMAAVLRRAGRGGAVGEAVPSGTLRVGGLSVDPLRRLAELDGRVLDLTRREFDLLAYLAGRPGVVVPRKELLAEVWQQSYGDDQTIDVHLSWLRRKLGETAARPRYLHTVRGVGVKLEPPEGPSMPAEAPLEEA
- a CDS encoding glycoside hydrolase family 18 protein → MGSSAHRRRVSRKAKLVGIGIAVTLATGAAFTLTGTASAASVGAAFSRTNTWAGGYTGQFVVTNDTAKELPHWTLTFELPEGTKITSLWNGKHTVSGRSVTVEPESWNGTIAPGKSVTVGFVAAGEGTAGGPVKCRINNGKCSPDDSPGPRPTTGPTSGTTSRPTSKPSSKPSSKPSQPQPTASSPAPGGKSAAAFSPYVDTLLHPAYDLLGTAKKTGVKNFNLAFITSGGGCTPKWGGVSDLGSNPVAQQIGPLRQAGGNVRVSFGGAAGSELGLACSSAGELAAAYGKVVDAFKLTKVDFDVEGSALPDTAANTRRAQAIALLQKKHPGLDVSFTLPVMPTGLTQDGVNLVENAKKNGVSISTVNIMAMDYGASFDGDMGQYAIDAATATQAQVKGVLGLSDKAAWKAVAVTPMIGVNDVATEIFKVDDAAQLVAFGRSKGLGWLSMWSATRDKQCPGGAQNSASATCSSILQDEFAFTKALAALQS
- a CDS encoding lytic polysaccharide monooxygenase — encoded protein: MRMCHQAVRISLVGIAPLALVALTAGPATAHGSMTDPVSRVSACFAEGPEHPRSAACKAMVAAGGTQPLYDWNEVNIGDAAGRHRQIIPDGKLCSAGRAKYKGLDLPRADWPGSKLASGKHTFRYRATAPHRGTFELYLTKAGYDPKKPLKWADLEAKPFAKVTDPTLRNGSYVFDGTVPKRSGRHLVYSVWQRSDSPEAFYTCSDVDFGKKAPATGQQTKALAPAASAPSDAQITQAAGKSTVDHGGHGGDGPGDGGHGEGSLHAKSGPAEGGHGEKAQAGNGHEPRTAAKAANAPSAQGGRLAETGGDSRTAVLAVGGAGIVAVGAATVMLAARRRSARNHG
- a CDS encoding sensor histidine kinase translates to MRWALVRVSLAVTVMVVLAFAVPLGLVVKELARDRAFADAERQAAQIRPALAITTDREQLERAVASSQAGGDGRLAVHVPGNDGTRQGAGPDARGARGPHEAYDIGRRRADPRDVETARRGRSAVTSVPGGYALLQPTALSTGEFAVVEVYVPHRAVGNGVTTSWVILAGVGLGLIAGSLATADRLGLRLVRPAERLAQAAAELGEGKLGVRVREAGPPELRAAAVAFNSMADKIVQLLSHERELAADLSHRLRTPLTVLRLNAASLGEGPAAEQTRAAVAQLEREVDQLICAAREQGERKERPSLGCDACEVIRDRMDFWSALAEDQGRAVRLAGVDTTVRVPVARPELVAALDAMLGNVFRHTPEGTAFAVDVHRSEDAVIVLVSDAGPGIADPDAALRRGHGDGGPGSTGLGLDIVRRVAESTGGDVRIGRSVLGGTEVRVWLSLGGAGKPRRRERRRRMRSRRPGPDTGRDAAG
- a CDS encoding GNAT family N-acetyltransferase → MFAISLGDGAELRPLEPWQAEEFLAHMDRGRAYIGRYVGLPDVTADLDSARNWLQVYADKAAADTGRLYGIRLDGLLVGGVLLRAFDAAAGNCEAGCWLEPAAAGRGLVTRALRVVIDWAIQERGIHRVEWLVCPENTPSINVAKRLGMSLEGVQRENDLYRGVRQDTEIWSVLAPEWRAARDACS
- a CDS encoding MFS transporter: MRKWLPLVAVCLGTFMLLVDVTIVVVALPDMAESLHTSFADLQWVMDVYALALAALLLGVGSLADRIGHRHVYVGGLALFALASLACGLATGPQALIAFRAVQGIGGAAMLATTTALIGSIYHGRDRGVAFGAWGAVSGAASAAGPVLGGVLTQHLDWRWIFFVNLPISVLAIAMTLRFVAATPTRGSRGVDLPGMATFTLAAGSATYALIKGSEHGWTSATTLGLFGLAAVALLAFLVIETRRRQPLLDLTLFRQGSFSGLMIAAVLLSVAAFSYLAYTSLWLQSVRGMGPVAAGLTCLPMSAAAFLVASLSGRFLHGASARWMIGVGLLLIGGGAFLQATIDAESSWTVLVPGLAVTGIGVGLATPMLASAALASVGPERGGMASGAVNTARQLGNALGIAVLGVVFHAGLTGSLRDHGPDSVPDPAATADALAGGQAGAVVAHAGSPQQRAAAGHLVHEAFAAGLHRTFLVSGALGLLGGIVALVLIRRPRTLTATAPRRDDVNATDARAAASLPQPPAMSASATGDGSL
- a CDS encoding PP2C family protein-serine/threonine phosphatase, which translates into the protein MRAPSSGRTAVKRWCLRHVRWLPVLLLVGGALLDYHTSPHFSAEAFYSAAPMAAAALLSLRATVLTGVAACATDAALLTHFGFIGGSGGRSELAAVATVSALAVVVNRLMYVSDVRLQSARTIALAVQRAVLPQPPDSIGPLRIAVRYQSAVKDAQIGGDLYGVQDTPYGVRCLVGDVRGKGMEAVKAVDVALGVFREAAEEEPTLVEVGARLERGLLREARRRAGLELTEGFVTGVLAEIPHSGDELRLVNRGHPAPLLLHGGRVRSAEPSEPALPLGLAELGPGEGRTDTVPFPPGTTLLLYTDGLTEARDRTGAFYDPVAGLAGRVFTGPDALLDAVLTDVSRHTGGCISDDMALLAVTHGQDGD